One window from the genome of Bacillus rossius redtenbacheri isolate Brsri chromosome 10, Brsri_v3, whole genome shotgun sequence encodes:
- the LOC134536041 gene encoding uncharacterized protein LOC134536041 isoform X3 — translation MFDNPFTMSSQGRMVLPGGGCGFGGAVTSHSGLRLPHDWWNGRFRSLQGSALADWHPGISPASGYPSETNLQYFRSWHPFMLPPVGASNFPAYTIPAHLPAGSLHGRMSPCCSSPVVLTPTTNANFLRPCGCNRGSANLVANRWCDGSCDHSAFNMYSCHGNDHVGADSSAISIPVLRPAQGRSDSTSSSSSLASGAATAEARDVNNFLDHGQALVGSVRGGDTEEQSCCPNGKRSSTAHARSEGSGDEIAGRSRYQPRSAQQYVDPWRDPFPARYNLLQEFSRSRDSAAGAGRYEQSYTGEDYHDEGNPDGPTADKISDHVAPSGSSLSFSSPPSPDSSSTFQKL, via the coding sequence GGTTGTGGTTTCGGGGGAGCGGTGACATCTCATAGCGGTCTCCGCCTCCCCCATGATTGGTGGAACGGTAGGTTCAGGTCGCTGCAAGGCTCGGCGCTTGCCGACTGGCACCCTGGAATCTCACCGGCGAGCGGATACCCCAGCGAAACAAACCTACAGTACTTCAGATCCTGGCACCCATTCATGCTCCCGCCGGTTGGTGCCTCGAATTTCCCAGCATACACCATTCCAGCTCATCTGCCGGCTGGAAGTCTTCATGGAAGGATGTCTCCCTGCTGCAGCTCCCCTGTGGTCCTGACTCCAACGACCAACGCTAACTTCCTAAGGCCGTGTGGATGTAACAGAGGGTCTGCTAACCTTGTTGCTAACAGATGGTGCGATGGAAGCTGCGACCACTCGGCTTTCAACATGTATTCTTGTCACGGAAACGACCATGTCGGTGCGGATTCTTCTGCAATATCTATTCCAGTCCTGCGACCCGCTCAAGGGCGCTCGGATTCCACCTCGTCGTCGTCGTCTTTGGCGTCGGGAGCCGCCACGGCGGAGGCCCGCGACGTGAACAACTTCCTCGACCACGGTCAGGCTCTCGTCGGGAGCGTCCGCGGCGGTGACACCGAGGAACAGAGCTGCTGCCCGAACGGCAAGAGAAGCTCGACTGCCCATGCGCGGTCCGAAGGCTCCGGAGATGAGATCGCAGGGAGGAGCCGGTACCAGCCTCGCAGCGCCCAGCAGTACGTCGACCCCTGGCGAGATCCTTTCCCGGCGAGGTACAACCTCCTCCAGGAGTTCTCTCGCAGTAGGGACAGCGCGGCCGGGGCTGGACGCTACGAGCAGAGCTACACTGGAGAAGACTACCACGACGAGGGCAATCCTGACGGTCCCACTGCTGACAAAATCTCGGACCATGTCGCTCCTTCTGGGTCATCCCTATCATTTTCGTCACCACCGTCCCCCGATTCTTCCTCGACGTTTCAGAAACTTTAG